One Mesorhizobium sp. J428 DNA segment encodes these proteins:
- a CDS encoding hybrid-cluster NAD(P)-dependent oxidoreductase — protein MNAFAAPSLYRHLDEMTPWNDRLQTLECIGVTDEAPEVKTFTFRSDNQTWFRYQPGQFVTLELPVGEEPLMRTYTLSSSPSRPFSIAVTVKAQPGSLGTRWMFENVRPGSLLRAYGPAGDFTLHRHPAAKYLLISAGSGVTPMMSMLRWLNDCAPWTDVAFVNCARRPEEIIFRKELELLGSRMPGLSLGFLIEERSSRESWFGHMGRIDAVRLPLLSPDFRDREVFCCGPEPFMQAVRAMLDNAGFDMACYHQESFAAPAGEEAPPVAAPADGTVAEATPITFSLSGVEASCLSGQTVLQTARSAGVRIAAACEFGLCGTCKVKCDGPVDMQHNGGILDDEIADGYILACCSRPLGTVQIEA, from the coding sequence ATGAACGCCTTCGCCGCCCCGTCCCTCTATCGTCATCTCGACGAGATGACGCCCTGGAACGACCGTCTGCAGACGCTGGAATGCATCGGCGTGACGGACGAGGCACCGGAGGTGAAGACGTTCACGTTTCGATCGGACAACCAGACCTGGTTCCGGTACCAGCCCGGGCAGTTCGTCACGCTTGAGCTCCCGGTCGGCGAAGAGCCGCTGATGCGCACCTACACGCTGTCGTCGAGCCCGTCGCGGCCGTTCTCGATCGCGGTGACCGTCAAGGCGCAGCCGGGCAGCCTGGGCACGCGCTGGATGTTCGAGAATGTCCGCCCGGGTTCGCTGTTGAGGGCTTATGGCCCCGCCGGCGACTTCACGCTCCATCGCCACCCCGCAGCCAAATATCTTTTGATATCGGCGGGCTCCGGCGTCACGCCGATGATGTCGATGCTGCGCTGGCTGAACGACTGCGCGCCGTGGACGGACGTCGCCTTCGTCAACTGCGCGCGGCGGCCGGAAGAGATTATCTTCCGCAAGGAACTCGAGCTTCTCGGCAGCCGGATGCCCGGCCTGTCGCTCGGCTTCCTGATCGAGGAACGGTCGAGCCGCGAGAGCTGGTTCGGCCATATGGGCCGCATCGACGCGGTGCGCCTGCCACTGCTCTCGCCGGATTTCCGGGACAGGGAAGTGTTCTGCTGCGGCCCCGAGCCCTTCATGCAGGCGGTTCGCGCAATGTTAGACAATGCCGGCTTCGACATGGCCTGCTATCATCAGGAAAGCTTCGCTGCGCCGGCCGGGGAAGAGGCGCCCCCCGTCGCCGCACCGGCTGATGGCACGGTTGCAGAGGCGACGCCCATCACCTTCAGCCTTTCCGGTGTCGAGGCGTCCTGCCTGTCCGGCCAGACGGTTCTCCAGACGGCGCGCTCGGCCGGCGTCAGGATCGCGGCGGCCTGCGAATTCGGCCTGTGCGGCACCTGCAAGGTCAAGTGCGACGGTCCGGTGGACATGCAGCACAATGGCGGCATCCTCGATGACGAGATCGCCGACGGCTATATCCTGGCCTGCTGCTCGCGGCCGCTGGGCACAGTCCAGATCGAAGCCTGA
- a CDS encoding DUF922 domain-containing Zn-dependent protease — MKSSLRAIALGVLLAAPSLSDSAAKVTYSEKTIHYTVSGRTGQEIYAQIARKGPKLTGQRDHKVATTSMTFDVRGIKAGVSGTRCVVTGLDVHIAFIYRIPKWTGKGSASVRKAWAAFEAHLWRHEKRHRDIALEYARRVERDILRLKGDARRECAGMVEQGKRQATSSQAWHERKQASFDASWFGDGGQQFKYDRALISAK, encoded by the coding sequence GTGAAGTCCAGCCTGAGAGCAATCGCCCTTGGTGTCCTCCTGGCGGCCCCGAGCCTGTCCGACTCGGCCGCCAAAGTCACCTACAGCGAGAAGACCATCCACTACACGGTGAGCGGCCGCACCGGCCAGGAAATCTATGCGCAGATCGCCAGGAAAGGGCCGAAGCTCACCGGCCAGCGCGACCACAAGGTGGCAACGACCAGCATGACCTTCGACGTGCGCGGCATCAAGGCCGGCGTCAGCGGAACCCGGTGCGTCGTGACCGGCCTCGATGTGCACATCGCGTTCATCTACCGGATCCCGAAGTGGACAGGGAAGGGGAGCGCTTCCGTGCGCAAGGCGTGGGCCGCTTTCGAAGCGCATCTGTGGCGGCACGAGAAGCGCCACCGCGACATCGCGCTCGAATATGCAAGGCGCGTCGAGCGCGACATTCTGCGGTTGAAAGGCGATGCGCGCCGGGAATGCGCCGGGATGGTGGAGCAGGGGAAGCGGCAGGCGACCTCGTCCCAGGCATGGCACGAGCGCAAGCAGGCGAGCTTCGATGCGAGCTGGTTCGGCGACGGCGGCCAGCAGTTCAAATACGACCGCGCCCTGATCTCGGCGAAGTAG
- the mazG gene encoding nucleoside triphosphate pyrophosphohydrolase codes for MQPSRDIARLIEIMAALRTPGTGCAWDLEQTFATIAPYTVEEAYEVSDAIARNDLTDLRDELGDLLLQVVFHSRIAQEAGEFEFGDVVTAITTKMIRRHPHVFGDAEARAAGSAKGQWDRIKAEEKAEKRAARIARGENPEDHGTGFLDGIPVALPSLTRALKLQQKAATVGFDWGAAAPILDKIEEEIGELRAAMAAGRQSEIAEEFGDILFAVVNLGRHLDVDAEAALAGTNEKFRSRFHFVEKALSDAKSNLNDASLQEMEELWQKAKERS; via the coding sequence ATGCAACCGTCGAGAGATATCGCCCGCCTCATCGAGATCATGGCCGCGCTGCGGACGCCAGGCACGGGCTGCGCGTGGGACCTGGAACAGACCTTCGCGACCATCGCGCCCTACACGGTCGAGGAGGCCTACGAAGTCTCCGACGCGATCGCGCGCAACGACCTGACCGACCTGCGCGACGAGCTCGGCGATCTGCTTCTCCAGGTCGTATTCCATTCCCGCATCGCGCAGGAGGCGGGCGAATTCGAGTTCGGCGACGTCGTCACCGCGATCACCACCAAGATGATCCGCCGTCACCCCCATGTCTTCGGCGATGCGGAGGCACGCGCGGCCGGCTCCGCCAAGGGCCAGTGGGACCGCATCAAGGCCGAGGAGAAGGCAGAGAAACGGGCGGCACGCATTGCCCGCGGCGAGAATCCGGAGGACCACGGGACGGGTTTCCTCGACGGGATTCCCGTCGCCCTGCCCTCGCTCACACGCGCGTTGAAGCTGCAGCAGAAGGCGGCGACGGTCGGCTTCGACTGGGGCGCGGCAGCGCCCATCCTTGACAAGATCGAGGAGGAGATCGGTGAGTTGCGCGCCGCGATGGCCGCCGGACGGCAGAGCGAGATCGCGGAGGAGTTCGGCGACATCCTCTTCGCGGTCGTCAATCTTGGCCGCCATCTCGACGTCGATGCCGAGGCCGCGCTCGCCGGAACCAACGAAAAATTCCGCTCGCGCTTCCATTTTGTGGAAAAGGCGCTTTCCGACGCGAAATCAAACCTGAATGATGCATCTCTTCAAGAGATGGAGGAGCTTTGGCAAAAGGCAAAGGAAAGGTCATAA
- the hflX gene encoding GTPase HflX produces the protein MSETGDKPRGRKAGPAEAVPESTGRAVVVVPVLTRHPRTDEGGDSLSRPRLSRSPQARHDEAVGLALAIDLEPVHTEIVTVADPRPATLIGSGKIEDLAAVVAEKKAELVIVDHPLTPVQQRNLEKELKAKVLDRTGIILEIFGRRARTKEGSLQVELAHLNYQKGRLVRSWTHLERQRGGAGFLGGPGETQIEADRRILQEKILRLKRELETVKRTRELHRAKRKKVPYPIVAIVGYTNAGKSTLFNRLTGAGVLAEDMLFATLDPTLRRVRLPHGTIVILSDTVGFISDLPTHLVAAFRATLEEVVEADLVLHLRDISDPDTAAQAEDVERILGDLGVDASDSRHVIEVWNKIDLLEEGTRHRLLEEGRAPDKEPPIAISAVTGEGISQLLDLMEARISGALTLATIVLAPEQLGSIDWLYRNAAIQSRKDNDDGSVTLELRATPAALAEFNAKVGQK, from the coding sequence TTGAGCGAAACCGGCGACAAGCCGCGGGGCCGCAAAGCCGGACCCGCGGAGGCTGTTCCCGAAAGCACTGGCCGCGCTGTGGTCGTGGTGCCGGTGCTGACGCGTCATCCGCGCACTGATGAGGGCGGTGATTCGCTTTCTCGCCCGAGACTGTCGCGCTCTCCCCAAGCCAGGCATGATGAGGCAGTCGGGCTTGCGCTCGCGATCGACCTTGAACCCGTCCACACCGAAATCGTGACGGTTGCCGACCCGCGTCCCGCGACGCTGATCGGCAGCGGCAAGATCGAGGACCTCGCGGCCGTCGTGGCGGAGAAGAAGGCCGAGCTGGTGATCGTCGACCACCCGCTCACACCGGTGCAGCAGCGCAACCTCGAAAAGGAACTGAAGGCCAAGGTGCTTGATCGCACCGGCATCATCCTCGAAATCTTCGGCAGGCGCGCCCGCACCAAGGAGGGTTCGCTCCAGGTAGAGCTCGCGCATCTGAATTATCAAAAGGGCCGGCTGGTCCGCAGCTGGACGCACCTTGAGCGCCAGCGCGGCGGCGCGGGCTTCCTCGGAGGCCCCGGCGAAACCCAGATCGAGGCCGACAGGCGCATCCTGCAGGAGAAGATCCTGCGGCTGAAGCGCGAACTGGAAACGGTCAAGCGCACGCGCGAGCTGCACCGAGCAAAGCGCAAGAAGGTGCCTTATCCGATCGTCGCCATCGTCGGCTACACCAATGCCGGCAAGTCCACCCTGTTCAACCGGCTGACCGGGGCAGGGGTGCTGGCCGAGGACATGCTGTTCGCTACGCTCGACCCGACGTTGCGCCGGGTGCGGCTGCCGCACGGGACGATCGTCATCCTTTCCGACACGGTGGGCTTCATCTCCGACCTGCCGACCCATCTGGTCGCGGCCTTCCGCGCCACCCTGGAAGAGGTGGTGGAGGCCGATCTCGTGCTGCACCTGCGTGACATTTCCGATCCCGACACCGCAGCTCAGGCCGAGGACGTGGAGCGCATTCTCGGCGATCTCGGCGTCGACGCATCGGACAGCCGCCATGTGATCGAGGTCTGGAACAAGATCGACCTGCTGGAAGAGGGCACCCGGCATCGCCTGCTCGAAGAGGGCCGCGCGCCGGACAAGGAACCGCCCATCGCGATCTCCGCTGTCACCGGCGAAGGCATTTCGCAGCTGCTGGACCTGATGGAGGCGCGGATATCCGGCGCGCTGACGCTCGCCACGATTGTCCTCGCGCCGGAGCAGCTCGGCTCGATCGACTGGCTCTACCGCAACGCGGCGATCCAGTCCCGAAAAGACAATGATGACGGGTCGGTAACGCTCGAACTTCGCGCAACACCTGCAGCGCTGGCCGAATTTAACGCGAAGGTCGGGCAGAAATAG
- the hfq gene encoding RNA chaperone Hfq — protein MAERSQNLQDLFLNSVRKSKNPLTIFLINGVKLTGVVTSFDNFCVLLRRDGHSQLVYKHAISTIMPSQPVQMFDGEEGA, from the coding sequence ATGGCGGAACGATCGCAGAACCTCCAGGACCTGTTCCTTAACTCGGTTCGCAAGAGCAAAAACCCCCTGACCATCTTCCTGATCAACGGCGTCAAGCTTACGGGCGTCGTGACATCGTTCGACAATTTCTGCGTTCTGCTGCGCCGTGACGGACATTCGCAGCTTGTTTACAAGCACGCGATCTCCACGATCATGCCGAGCCAGCCGGTGCAGATGTTCGACGGCGAAGAAGGCGCCTGA
- a CDS encoding D-amino-acid transaminase, producing MPRIAYVNGRYVPHRDAAIHIEDRGYQFADGVYEVCEVARGNLMDMTRHLDRLDRSLRELRIGWPMHRSALVMVMREVVTRNGVQNGLVYVQVTRGVASRDFVFPEDTVPAVVVTAKKVDPALAARRAETGIKVITLPENRWDRVDIKSVGLLPNVLAKQAAKEAGAQEAWFVDADGNVKEGGSSNAWIITKDGCLVTRPAEHGILRGITRTTLFEVAAKLGLRIEERGFSVAEAKAAREAFISSATTIAMPVVEVDGSPIANGHPGSVVQSLRQAFFDVAEKTPA from the coding sequence ATGCCTCGCATCGCCTACGTCAACGGCCGCTATGTTCCGCATCGGGACGCCGCTATCCATATCGAGGACCGCGGCTACCAGTTCGCGGATGGGGTCTACGAAGTCTGCGAGGTCGCGCGCGGAAACCTCATGGACATGACGCGCCATCTCGACCGGCTCGATCGGTCGCTGCGCGAGCTGCGGATCGGCTGGCCCATGCATCGCTCCGCGCTGGTGATGGTCATGCGCGAGGTGGTGACCCGCAATGGCGTCCAAAACGGCCTAGTCTATGTGCAGGTGACGCGGGGGGTGGCCAGCCGGGACTTCGTGTTCCCGGAAGACACCGTCCCGGCCGTCGTCGTGACTGCGAAGAAAGTCGATCCGGCTCTTGCCGCCAGGCGCGCCGAGACGGGCATCAAGGTGATCACCCTGCCGGAAAACCGCTGGGATCGCGTCGACATCAAGTCTGTCGGGCTGCTGCCCAACGTGCTTGCCAAGCAGGCAGCGAAGGAGGCCGGCGCGCAGGAAGCGTGGTTCGTGGACGCCGACGGCAACGTCAAGGAAGGCGGGTCGTCGAACGCCTGGATCATAACCAAGGACGGTTGCCTGGTCACGAGGCCTGCGGAGCACGGCATCCTGCGCGGCATCACGCGCACCACCCTGTTCGAGGTCGCCGCGAAACTGGGGCTGAGGATCGAGGAGCGCGGCTTCTCCGTTGCCGAGGCGAAGGCTGCCCGCGAAGCCTTCATCAGTTCCGCCACCACCATCGCGATGCCGGTCGTGGAGGTAGACGGGTCTCCGATCGCCAATGGCCATCCGGGCTCGGTCGTCCAATCGCTGCGGCAGGCGTTTTTTGACGTTGCGGAAAAGACTCCGGCCTGA
- the trkA gene encoding Trk system potassium transporter TrkA yields MRVIICGAGQVGYGIAERLAAERNDVSVIDTSPELIGAIRDSLDVRGIVGHGAHPDVLEAAGAAEADMVIAVTLYDEVNMIACKVAHSLFNVPTKIARIRSQSYLRPHYQDLFSREHLPIDVVISPELEVGEMVLRRIALPGATDVVRFADSKVAMVAIECLEECPVINTPLAQLSELFPDLPSTVVGVSRNGKLFVPHSSDQLLAGDLAYVVTTKDQVRRTLGLFGHEETEASRIVIAGGGNIGLYVARALEQRQIRTRVKLIENTRERAIAIADQLRKTVVLHGSALDQKLLLEADIEAADLMVALTNNDQVNILSSVMAKRLGCKSNLALINNPSYHDLTKTIGVDAYINPRNVTISRVLQHVRRGRIRAVHSVQKGAAEIIEAEALETSPLVGPQLRDADLPSGMRIGAIYRDGQVLKPDGAMRIKPKDRVVIFAMANEVRQVEQMFRVSLEFF; encoded by the coding sequence ATGCGCGTCATCATCTGCGGTGCTGGACAGGTAGGATACGGCATCGCGGAACGCCTGGCGGCGGAGCGCAACGATGTCTCCGTCATCGATACCTCGCCCGAGCTGATCGGCGCGATCCGCGATTCGCTCGACGTGCGCGGCATTGTCGGCCACGGCGCGCATCCGGACGTGCTCGAGGCCGCGGGCGCCGCCGAGGCGGACATGGTCATCGCCGTCACGCTCTACGACGAAGTGAACATGATCGCCTGCAAGGTCGCGCACTCGCTGTTCAACGTGCCGACCAAGATCGCGCGCATCCGTTCGCAGTCCTATCTGCGGCCGCACTACCAGGACCTGTTCTCGCGCGAGCACCTGCCGATCGACGTGGTGATCTCACCCGAGCTCGAAGTGGGCGAAATGGTGCTGCGCCGCATCGCGCTGCCCGGCGCGACCGATGTCGTGCGCTTCGCCGACAGTAAGGTCGCCATGGTCGCGATCGAGTGCCTGGAGGAATGCCCGGTCATCAATACGCCGCTCGCCCAGTTGAGCGAGCTGTTTCCCGACCTGCCGTCGACCGTCGTCGGCGTCAGCCGCAATGGGAAGCTCTTTGTGCCGCATTCCAGCGACCAGCTGCTCGCGGGCGACCTCGCTTATGTCGTGACGACCAAGGACCAGGTGCGCCGCACGCTCGGTCTGTTTGGGCACGAGGAGACCGAGGCGTCGCGGATCGTCATTGCCGGCGGCGGCAATATCGGCCTCTACGTGGCCAGGGCGCTGGAGCAGCGGCAGATCCGCACCCGCGTAAAGCTGATCGAGAACACGCGCGAGCGCGCGATTGCCATCGCCGACCAGTTGCGGAAGACCGTCGTGCTGCATGGCAGCGCGCTCGACCAAAAGCTGCTGCTGGAGGCCGACATCGAGGCGGCCGACCTGATGGTGGCGCTGACCAACAACGATCAGGTCAATATCCTGTCGAGCGTGATGGCCAAGCGGCTCGGCTGCAAGTCGAACCTCGCCTTGATCAACAATCCGTCCTACCACGACCTCACCAAGACCATCGGCGTCGATGCCTACATCAACCCCCGCAACGTGACGATCTCACGTGTGCTGCAGCATGTGCGGCGCGGGCGCATCCGGGCCGTCCACAGCGTCCAGAAGGGGGCTGCCGAGATCATCGAGGCGGAAGCGCTGGAAACCTCGCCCCTGGTCGGTCCGCAGCTGCGAGACGCAGACCTGCCGTCGGGCATGCGCATCGGCGCGATCTACCGCGACGGGCAGGTGTTGAAGCCGGATGGCGCCATGCGGATCAAACCAAAGGATCGCGTTGTGATCTTCGCTATGGCGAACGAGGTCCGGCAGGTGGAACAGATGTTCCGCGTCAGCCTCGAATTCTTCTGA
- a CDS encoding sigma-54 dependent transcriptional regulator, whose amino-acid sequence MASDILIVDDEQDIRELVAGILGDEGHETRIAHDADSALASISDRMPRLVFLDIWLQGSRLDGLALLDEIKAIHPELPVVMISGHGNIETAVSAIRRGAYDFIEKPFKADRLILIAERALETSKLRREVSDMKRRTGDTFDLIGTSTAMNQLRQTIERVAPTNSRVMIIGPSGSGKEMVARAIHAHSARAGGPFVSVNSASMTPERMEIELFGTEANGVERKIGALEEAHRGILYLDEVADMPRETQNKILRVLVDQQFERVGGTKRVKVDVRIISSTAHNLEAMIADGRFREDLYHRLAVVPVPVPGLSERREDIPLLVHHFMEIVGAQAGIKPRRMGDDAMAVLQAHNWPGNVRQLRNNVERLMILARGDDVDAPITADLLPAEIGDVMPRAPNQSDQHIMALPLREARELFEKEYLIAQINRFGGNISRTAEFIGMERSALHRKLKSLGV is encoded by the coding sequence ATGGCGTCTGACATCCTGATCGTTGACGATGAACAGGACATCCGCGAACTCGTGGCCGGCATCCTCGGCGACGAGGGCCATGAAACGCGCATCGCGCACGATGCTGACAGCGCGCTGGCGTCGATCTCGGACCGGATGCCCCGCCTCGTCTTTCTCGACATTTGGCTGCAGGGCTCGCGTCTCGACGGCCTTGCCCTGCTCGACGAAATCAAGGCGATCCATCCCGAGCTGCCGGTCGTGATGATCTCGGGCCACGGCAATATCGAGACCGCGGTGTCGGCGATTCGGCGCGGCGCGTACGATTTCATCGAGAAGCCGTTCAAGGCGGATCGCCTTATCCTGATCGCTGAGCGTGCACTGGAAACGTCGAAGCTGCGCCGCGAGGTTTCGGACATGAAGCGGCGCACCGGCGACACCTTCGACCTGATCGGCACCTCGACGGCGATGAATCAGCTTCGCCAGACGATCGAGCGCGTCGCACCGACCAACAGCCGCGTCATGATCATCGGGCCTTCCGGCTCCGGCAAGGAGATGGTGGCGCGCGCGATACACGCCCATTCGGCCCGCGCCGGCGGGCCTTTTGTTTCCGTCAACTCCGCGTCGATGACGCCGGAACGGATGGAGATCGAGCTGTTCGGCACCGAGGCGAACGGCGTCGAGCGCAAGATCGGCGCTTTGGAGGAAGCCCATCGCGGCATCCTCTATCTCGACGAGGTGGCCGACATGCCGCGCGAGACGCAGAACAAGATCCTGCGCGTCCTCGTCGACCAGCAGTTCGAGCGGGTAGGGGGCACGAAGCGCGTCAAGGTCGACGTGCGCATCATTTCGTCGACCGCCCACAATCTGGAGGCGATGATCGCCGACGGGCGCTTCCGCGAGGACCTCTATCACCGTCTCGCCGTCGTGCCGGTTCCGGTGCCGGGCCTGTCCGAGCGGCGCGAGGACATTCCGCTGCTGGTGCACCATTTCATGGAGATTGTCGGCGCCCAGGCCGGCATCAAGCCGCGTCGCATGGGCGACGATGCGATGGCCGTGCTCCAGGCGCACAACTGGCCCGGAAACGTCCGCCAGCTGCGCAACAATGTCGAGCGCCTGATGATCCTGGCGCGCGGCGACGACGTCGACGCACCGATCACGGCGGACCTTCTGCCGGCGGAGATCGGCGACGTGATGCCAAGAGCCCCGAACCAGTCTGACCAGCACATCATGGCCCTGCCGCTGCGCGAGGCCCGCGAACTCTTCGAGAAGGAATATCTCATCGCGCAGATCAACCGTTTCGGCGGCAACATCTCGCGCACGGCCGAGTTCATTGGTATGGAACGCTCCGCGCTTCACCGGAAGCTGAAGTCGCTCGGAGTCTGA
- a CDS encoding PAS domain-containing sensor histidine kinase: MNQAVDPAISGAELPVAVPAAQPADGRRLLAWPGIVTVVCSLASAAISFVILMGLTSIEPTRQTTLVLIAINAAFILVLLALIGREAHRILMARRIGKAAARLHVRIVAMFALVAALPAILVAIVASITLDVGLDRWFDIRTKTIINSSLSIADAYVRENARNLQGTTLSMANDLDNNRTLYNLDRLRFEALLTQQAQGRALEHAALIRSDGSIMMKAATQSDVEFPDPPIEAVQTAADGQPVLIEPRIRNIVGAIIKLRQIPEAYLFTVREVDQEVIRARQLVRANAGAYRGLEENRTATQIAFALLYLGLTLVIVMSAIWTGIAVADRLVRPVRQLIGAADEVATGNLDVQVPVRSSDGDVGYLAQTFNTMLTELKSQRNELLGAKDQIDERRRFSEAVLAGVTAGVIGVDSEGLVTIVNRSAETMLALPLAATIGKNISVVLPQIGRVFEIARDSSRPVYREQVTFYRAGAERTFNVQITVEGSEERDGPKSYVVTVDDITDLVQAQRSTAWADVARRIAHEIKNPLTPIQLSAERIRRRFGKVIVEDREIFDQCTDTIIRQVGDIGRMVDEFSAFARMPKPAMQQMDLREALREASFLVEVSRSDIVFERQFGDQPLVGTFDSRLMGQALGNVIKNAAEAIDAGERPEGEPGVIRIRAVQAKGFIAVDVMDNGKGLPRENRQRLLEPYMTTREKGTGLGLAIVKKIVEDHGGRLELHDAPADFHGGRGALIRMILPGVGAAQAGSRTVKRAEGEQQAEKVQNGV, encoded by the coding sequence ATGAACCAAGCCGTGGACCCCGCCATATCGGGAGCAGAGCTTCCCGTGGCCGTCCCCGCCGCGCAACCGGCTGATGGCCGGCGCCTGCTCGCATGGCCGGGCATCGTCACGGTTGTCTGTTCGCTGGCATCAGCGGCGATCTCCTTCGTCATCCTGATGGGCCTGACGTCGATCGAACCGACCCGTCAGACGACGCTCGTTCTCATCGCCATCAACGCGGCCTTCATTCTGGTGCTCCTGGCGCTGATTGGTCGCGAGGCGCATCGCATCCTGATGGCGCGGCGCATCGGCAAGGCGGCCGCGCGGCTGCATGTGCGCATCGTTGCCATGTTTGCGCTGGTGGCGGCGCTGCCCGCGATTCTGGTGGCCATCGTCGCCTCGATCACGCTCGACGTCGGCCTGGATCGCTGGTTCGACATCCGTACCAAGACGATCATCAACTCGTCGCTGTCGATCGCCGATGCCTATGTGCGGGAAAACGCGCGCAACCTGCAGGGCACGACGCTGTCGATGGCCAACGACCTCGACAACAACCGCACGCTCTACAATCTCGATCGCCTCCGCTTCGAGGCGCTGCTGACGCAGCAGGCGCAGGGCAGGGCGCTTGAACACGCCGCCCTCATCCGATCCGACGGATCGATCATGATGAAGGCAGCGACACAGAGCGACGTCGAGTTTCCGGATCCGCCGATCGAGGCGGTCCAGACCGCGGCCGACGGCCAGCCTGTGCTGATTGAGCCGCGGATACGCAACATCGTCGGCGCGATCATCAAGCTCAGGCAGATTCCGGAAGCCTACCTCTTCACCGTCCGCGAGGTCGACCAGGAGGTCATCCGCGCCAGACAGCTGGTGCGCGCGAATGCCGGCGCCTATCGCGGGCTGGAGGAAAACCGCACGGCGACCCAGATCGCCTTCGCGCTGCTCTATCTCGGGTTGACACTGGTCATCGTCATGTCGGCGATCTGGACCGGCATCGCGGTGGCGGACCGCCTTGTGCGGCCGGTGCGCCAGCTCATTGGGGCGGCCGACGAGGTCGCGACCGGCAATCTCGACGTGCAGGTGCCCGTGCGCTCGTCCGACGGCGATGTCGGTTATCTCGCGCAGACCTTCAACACGATGCTGACCGAGCTCAAGTCACAGCGCAACGAGTTGTTGGGCGCCAAGGACCAGATCGACGAACGGCGTCGTTTCTCGGAGGCGGTTCTCGCGGGCGTGACGGCCGGCGTCATCGGAGTCGATTCCGAAGGCTTGGTGACGATCGTTAACCGTTCCGCCGAAACGATGCTGGCGCTGCCGCTCGCGGCCACCATCGGCAAGAACATCTCCGTCGTGCTGCCGCAGATCGGCCGTGTCTTCGAGATCGCGCGTGATTCCTCGCGACCGGTCTATCGCGAGCAGGTGACGTTCTATCGCGCCGGTGCAGAGCGCACCTTCAACGTCCAGATAACCGTGGAAGGCAGCGAGGAGCGCGACGGCCCGAAATCCTATGTCGTCACCGTTGACGATATCACGGACCTCGTCCAGGCGCAGCGCTCGACGGCCTGGGCGGACGTCGCGCGCCGAATCGCGCATGAGATCAAGAACCCGCTGACGCCGATCCAGCTCTCAGCCGAGCGCATCCGCCGCCGCTTCGGCAAGGTGATCGTCGAGGATCGCGAGATCTTCGACCAGTGCACCGACACCATCATCCGCCAGGTCGGCGATATCGGCAGAATGGTGGACGAGTTCTCCGCCTTCGCCCGCATGCCGAAACCGGCGATGCAGCAGATGGACCTGCGCGAGGCGCTGCGCGAGGCGTCCTTCCTCGTCGAGGTGAGCCGGTCCGACATCGTCTTCGAACGTCAGTTCGGAGATCAGCCGCTCGTCGGCACGTTCGACAGCCGCCTGATGGGCCAGGCGCTCGGCAATGTGATCAAGAACGCTGCCGAGGCGATCGACGCGGGCGAGAGACCCGAAGGCGAGCCCGGCGTCATTCGCATCCGGGCTGTGCAGGCGAAGGGCTTCATCGCCGTCGACGTCATGGACAACGGCAAGGGCCTGCCGCGCGAGAACCGGCAGAGGCTGCTCGAGCCCTATATGACGACGCGCGAAAAAGGCACCGGCCTCGGCCTCGCTATCGTCAAGAAGATCGTCGAGGACCATGGCGGCCGGCTCGAACTGCATGACGCGCCGGCCGATTTCCATGGCGGCCGCGGCGCGTTGATTCGGATGATTCTTCCGGGCGTCGGCGCGGCGCAGGCCGGCTCCCGAACCGTGAAACGGGCCGAGGGCGAACAGCAAGCGGAGAAGGTGCAAAATGGCGTCTGA